One stretch of Nitrospirota bacterium DNA includes these proteins:
- a CDS encoding FtsX-like permease family protein → MRFLSLVRILILRNIREEKFLTFLSVVGIALGIGLFTGVKVASDRAIASFEAGITGTNPYANYEVLDISGIDFDERAYPHVRAVAEESFPVLKTFGYVAAFRDTIDINGIYTVKAGRFFRSAPHQQIDIEALYRNVNGILVTNKFAARHSLHKGDVIHALVYDREYPLKIAGILDAESLLTNSVIMDIGNYQEYFGRSGTLSRIDLISDEGTVAGLRKTLPPHLRIERKEEIFSNQKALIASFRYNLQFVSLIAILVGIFLLYNAVFISVVKRRTEIGILRGLGAGKGTVVLLFLIHGLVLGLVGSLLGILLGQFAAYFSVIAVEKTISTMYSTISMADYMITAKDALMALMLGLLVSLLASSIPSYEASKIRPTESAREGSFESRYRRYYGIISLAGIACIAGGTGISYLDYRFAPFEFPALAYGGILLIIMGFTLASPLYLRIILRILRIPLEKIFGASGVITIGDMNGSTYRFSVALMSVAISSALIIALLALIFSFRGSLMGWIHKNITADVYIKPASCTANYCFYPMSDEVIRAVLGFPEVEGIDKFRGMQLELNGKKVTAGFADTGIKREYLHRKYSDPAYEKVLSEMGGPEQVAGISQFLSIKYGLKKGDPITLESPSGNVQFTINDIFSSYATTAGFIYLDRKWLKRYWGIDDATQISVYLKKDADVAGFIHKVRERLSPEYSLEIMNNQELRDKVLDIFNKSFAITYAIEIISILVSLIGVINTLLALVFERKREISILRYLGGSWSQVQQNLMLSAGLVGVAGIVLGMLLGPVMSFILIQVVNKISFGWEIHFRVPVLSLSAVTFILFVTTVFAGFLPSKVARKIDPRRFVSFE, encoded by the coding sequence ATGAGGTTTCTCAGCCTTGTCAGAATACTGATACTGAGGAATATCAGAGAGGAAAAATTCCTTACCTTCCTGTCTGTCGTCGGGATCGCACTAGGCATCGGGCTCTTTACCGGAGTGAAAGTTGCCTCTGACCGTGCAATTGCGTCTTTCGAAGCAGGGATCACGGGAACGAATCCCTATGCCAATTATGAGGTCCTGGACATCTCGGGAATCGATTTCGACGAGCGGGCATATCCGCATGTCCGTGCTGTCGCAGAGGAAAGTTTTCCGGTCCTGAAAACCTTCGGGTATGTTGCAGCGTTCAGGGATACGATCGATATCAACGGTATCTATACGGTGAAGGCCGGCAGGTTTTTCCGGTCTGCACCCCATCAGCAGATAGACATCGAAGCGCTGTACCGGAATGTGAACGGTATTCTCGTCACAAATAAATTCGCCGCCAGGCATTCCCTGCATAAGGGGGATGTGATACACGCCCTGGTGTATGACAGGGAGTATCCCCTGAAAATAGCCGGTATCCTTGACGCCGAATCACTTCTCACCAACAGTGTCATCATGGATATCGGGAATTACCAGGAATATTTCGGCAGGAGCGGGACATTGTCCAGGATCGATCTGATATCAGACGAAGGAACAGTTGCCGGGCTCCGGAAAACGCTCCCCCCGCATCTGCGCATCGAGAGGAAGGAGGAGATCTTCAGCAACCAGAAGGCGCTGATCGCATCCTTCAGGTACAATCTCCAGTTCGTCAGCCTCATCGCCATCCTTGTGGGAATATTTCTCCTCTACAATGCGGTGTTCATTTCCGTGGTAAAACGAAGGACCGAGATAGGCATTCTGAGAGGTCTCGGGGCAGGCAAGGGGACGGTGGTGTTGCTGTTTCTCATCCATGGGCTGGTGCTGGGACTGGTCGGATCACTCCTCGGCATTCTTCTGGGACAGTTCGCGGCATATTTTTCAGTCATCGCGGTCGAAAAGACCATCTCAACGATGTACAGCACCATATCGATGGCTGATTACATGATTACCGCAAAAGATGCACTCATGGCCCTGATGCTGGGCCTCTTGGTATCTCTCCTCGCCTCTTCCATCCCGTCCTATGAAGCCTCGAAGATCAGGCCGACCGAGAGTGCGAGGGAAGGGTCTTTTGAGAGCAGGTACAGGAGATATTACGGGATAATTTCTCTTGCCGGAATTGCCTGCATTGCAGGCGGGACCGGCATCTCCTATCTGGACTACAGGTTTGCGCCGTTTGAGTTTCCTGCACTCGCGTACGGAGGGATACTCCTCATTATCATGGGATTCACGCTTGCCTCCCCCCTGTATCTTCGGATAATCCTCCGCATTCTGCGAATTCCCCTTGAAAAGATTTTCGGGGCATCCGGCGTGATCACGATCGGGGACATGAACGGCAGCACCTACCGGTTTTCTGTCGCCCTAATGAGCGTAGCCATCAGCAGCGCCCTGATCATTGCGTTATTAGCCCTCATTTTTTCCTTCAGGGGATCACTCATGGGATGGATACATAAGAACATCACCGCGGATGTGTATATCAAACCCGCATCCTGCACGGCGAACTATTGCTTTTATCCGATGTCCGATGAGGTCATCCGGGCGGTGCTGGGGTTCCCTGAGGTGGAAGGTATCGATAAATTCAGGGGGATGCAGCTCGAACTGAACGGCAAAAAGGTGACGGCAGGGTTTGCCGATACGGGGATCAAGAGAGAATACCTTCACAGGAAATATTCTGACCCGGCGTATGAGAAAGTGCTGAGCGAGATGGGGGGGCCGGAACAGGTTGCCGGAATTTCCCAGTTCCTGAGCATTAAATACGGACTGAAGAAGGGCGACCCGATTACGCTGGAATCTCCGTCAGGGAATGTGCAGTTTACCATTAACGATATCTTTTCGAGTTACGCAACCACCGCAGGGTTTATTTACCTCGACCGGAAGTGGCTGAAGAGGTACTGGGGTATTGACGATGCGACGCAGATCAGCGTATATCTGAAAAAAGATGCTGATGTCGCCGGGTTTATCCATAAGGTAAGGGAGCGGCTGTCGCCTGAATACTCTCTTGAAATCATGAACAATCAGGAACTCAGGGATAAGGTGCTGGACATCTTCAACAAGAGCTTTGCGATCACCTATGCGATCGAAATCATCTCAATCCTTGTTTCCCTGATAGGGGTAATCAACACTCTTCTTGCCCTTGTATTCGAGCGGAAACGGGAGATCAGCATCCTGCGGTATCTGGGAGGGAGCTGGTCGCAGGTACAGCAGAATCTCATGCTCTCGGCCGGACTTGTGGGAGTTGCCGGGATTGTATTGGGGATGCTTCTCGGGCCTGTAATGAGTTTCATCCTGATTCAGGTGGTCAACAAGATCTCCTTCGGATGGGAGATTCATTTCCGCGTACCTGTTCTCTCTCTGTCTGCGGTGACCTTTATCCTTTTTGTGACGACAGTATTTGCAGGGTTTCTTCCTTCAAAAGTTGCTCGAAAGATAGACCCCCGGCGGTTTGTGAGTTTCGAGTAA
- a CDS encoding DNA alkylation repair protein, giving the protein MGSSIENIRKDLHTLGNPDKAKILTRFFKTGRGEYGEGDVFLGITVPEQRRIAKKYPGLSLNDLRQLLASRIHEHRMISLLILIARYRKADEIGRKEIFDFYLDNIARINNWDLVDLSAPHIVGDYLLRGDRSLLYRLAHSRSLWERRIAIMATFAFIRKNQFEDTFSLARMLLQDRHDLIHKAVGWMLREIGKRDREAEEQFLRRHCREMPRTMLRYAIERFDAEKRQSYLKNLSTAPG; this is encoded by the coding sequence ATGGGTTCATCGATTGAGAATATCAGAAAAGATCTGCACACGCTGGGCAACCCTGACAAGGCAAAGATACTGACACGGTTTTTCAAAACCGGCAGGGGCGAATACGGCGAGGGTGATGTCTTTCTCGGGATCACTGTCCCGGAACAGCGCAGGATTGCAAAAAAATACCCCGGACTCTCTCTCAATGACCTCCGGCAGCTGCTTGCAAGCAGGATACATGAACACCGGATGATCAGCCTGCTTATCCTGATCGCGAGATACAGGAAGGCGGACGAAATAGGCAGGAAGGAGATCTTTGATTTTTATCTGGACAATATCGCACGTATTAACAACTGGGACCTGGTGGATCTTTCAGCCCCGCATATCGTGGGGGATTACCTGCTTCGCGGGGACAGATCGCTGCTCTACCGCCTGGCACATTCCCGGAGCCTCTGGGAAAGAAGAATTGCGATCATGGCAACCTTCGCGTTTATCAGAAAAAATCAGTTTGAAGATACATTCAGTCTTGCCCGTATGCTCCTGCAGGACAGGCATGACCTGATTCACAAGGCAGTGGGATGGATGCTCAGGGAGATCGGGAAGAGAGACCGGGAAGCAGAAGAACAGTTCCTGAGAAGGCATTGCCGGGAAATGCCGAGAACCATGCTCAGGTATGCAATCGAGAGGTTTGATGCAGAGAAGAGACAATCCTACCTGAAAAACCTTTCTACCGCCCCGGGATAA
- a CDS encoding SagB/ThcOx family dehydrogenase, with amino-acid sequence MKQNIFFLTCLSVVFLVASVFASGKDIELPKYPPTATTDLVSALEKRQSVREYTSVSLSPEDLSAILWAANGVNRPNGKRTAPSAYGEDYIDIYIVTDAGSYLYDAPHHQLKSILSANVKGNMSGQGFVAKASHILIFVADMEKIPGMFSSKENKLNWAHATAGTIAQNVYLMSAARGIGTCLVAGIKEAEIRKSLGLSKDMVPLYVMPLGYKMQ; translated from the coding sequence ATGAAGCAGAACATTTTTTTCCTTACTTGCCTGTCTGTTGTGTTCCTTGTGGCTTCAGTGTTTGCATCCGGGAAAGACATCGAACTCCCGAAATATCCCCCGACTGCAACAACAGACCTCGTTTCTGCCCTTGAAAAGAGACAAAGCGTGAGGGAATATACGTCCGTTTCACTCTCTCCGGAAGATCTTTCCGCAATCCTCTGGGCTGCAAATGGGGTGAACAGGCCAAACGGCAAGCGAACGGCACCGTCTGCGTACGGAGAGGACTACATCGATATATATATCGTGACTGATGCCGGGAGTTATCTGTATGATGCCCCGCACCACCAGCTGAAATCAATCCTCTCCGCGAATGTGAAGGGGAACATGTCAGGGCAGGGATTTGTAGCAAAGGCGTCGCACATACTCATATTTGTTGCGGACATGGAAAAGATTCCCGGCATGTTTTCCTCAAAAGAGAATAAACTCAACTGGGCACACGCTACCGCAGGGACAATCGCCCAGAACGTCTATCTCATGTCTGCGGCACGCGGCATCGGCACCTGCCTTGTGGCAGGGATAAAGGAAGCGGAAATCAGAAAATCGCTCGGTTTGTCAAAGGACATGGTGCCGCTGTATGTGATGCCGCTCGGGTATAAGATGCAATAA
- a CDS encoding M48 family metalloprotease, which translates to MMILRQLRLAALLILCVSLISCAVNPVTGHKEFMLVSESQEIAMGRDFYPNALWGDVGGGGEFRDERLKAYLADVVRRIHRVSHRPNLPVDFALQNSSVPNAWAIPGHVVMTRGLVAALDNEAEFAFVMGHEMGHVSARHSARQMSYGILQQVGMGAAGLALQGREYADAALGIGAVGSSLLLLKYGRDDELEADRLGIDYLARLGYDPASAVSAHRRLEKVSAEFLQAAGKNPRDKGFFEDLLSTHPRTSVRIDELQSMISRTPPYPRAGDGLHRERLQEMTAGVRKLHTIYMETYDKALAAYQEKNLAEAESFAARAISAAPDQPAFHTLKGFIMLKKKDYEGAERYFDTAIRIDRNYAPAYRGKGTLMYFRERYSEGIGNLQKGLALFPQDIPAHYFLGMSYYRTTQYRNAIPHLNQFAGVSPDHPEIHGILGICYENAGDLPSAYQHYIQQTRVAPESEIGRHAASRAAALKPVLEKRR; encoded by the coding sequence ATGATGATTTTGCGTCAATTGAGATTGGCTGCGCTCCTGATACTCTGTGTATCGCTCATATCCTGTGCAGTGAACCCTGTCACCGGCCACAAGGAATTTATGCTCGTATCCGAAAGTCAGGAGATTGCGATGGGCAGGGACTTTTACCCCAATGCCCTTTGGGGCGATGTCGGCGGCGGCGGTGAGTTCAGGGACGAGCGGCTTAAGGCGTATCTTGCAGATGTCGTGCGCAGGATTCATCGTGTCTCACACCGGCCGAACCTGCCCGTCGATTTCGCGCTACAGAACAGTTCTGTGCCGAATGCCTGGGCGATACCGGGCCATGTGGTCATGACACGAGGGCTCGTTGCCGCACTCGACAATGAAGCCGAATTCGCGTTTGTCATGGGCCATGAGATGGGGCATGTCTCTGCGCGCCACTCTGCAAGGCAGATGTCCTATGGCATCCTCCAGCAGGTAGGCATGGGAGCGGCCGGCCTTGCACTTCAGGGCAGGGAATACGCAGACGCAGCACTCGGTATCGGAGCGGTCGGAAGCAGCCTCCTTCTTCTCAAATATGGCCGGGATGACGAGCTGGAGGCTGACAGGCTCGGCATCGACTATCTGGCAAGGCTTGGCTATGATCCGGCAAGCGCAGTGAGCGCGCACAGACGCCTGGAGAAGGTCTCCGCAGAATTCTTGCAGGCAGCAGGGAAAAACCCCCGGGACAAGGGCTTCTTTGAAGACCTTCTCTCCACGCATCCAAGGACCTCCGTGAGAATCGATGAGCTCCAGAGCATGATCAGCAGAACACCTCCGTATCCGCGTGCAGGAGACGGGCTGCACAGGGAAAGACTTCAGGAAATGACCGCAGGAGTCAGAAAACTGCATACGATCTATATGGAAACATATGACAAGGCACTTGCAGCATATCAGGAAAAGAACCTCGCTGAAGCCGAGTCTTTTGCTGCACGGGCAATCAGTGCAGCTCCCGATCAGCCGGCCTTCCATACCCTGAAGGGATTCATCATGCTGAAGAAAAAAGACTATGAAGGGGCGGAACGATATTTCGATACCGCTATCCGGATTGACCGCAACTACGCGCCCGCATACAGGGGAAAAGGCACCCTCATGTATTTCAGGGAGAGATATTCTGAAGGGATAGGGAATCTGCAGAAGGGCCTCGCCCTCTTCCCGCAGGACATCCCCGCTCACTACTTCCTCGGAATGAGTTATTACAGGACGACACAATACAGAAATGCGATCCCGCATCTGAATCAGTTTGCCGGGGTCAGCCCCGATCATCCGGAAATCCACGGCATTCTCGGCATCTGTTACGAGAACGCAGGAGATCTGCCTTCTGCATATCAGCATTATATCCAGCAGACACGGGTTGCACCGGAATCCGAGATTGGCAGACATGCAGCCTCGCGTGCAGCAGCATTAAAACCTGTTCTGGAAAAGAGACGTTAA
- a CDS encoding ABC transporter ATP-binding protein has protein sequence MIRLENVEKSYGGHKVLKGITLEVHKGEFISVMGSSGSGKSTLLNLIGGMDRPDGGRIFVHDSEISRFGDDALTLYRRQRVGFIFQFFNLLPNITVFENIAMPLLLNGNEDRERVSDYIVRTGLAGKEDKYPFQLSGGEQQRVAIARALVHDPAVILADEPTGSLDSDTGRMVMGLIMQCIKSSDKTVILVTHESYIAEYAGRIVKIRDGALME, from the coding sequence ATGATCAGACTCGAGAATGTAGAAAAATCCTATGGCGGGCATAAGGTCCTCAAAGGCATCACGCTTGAAGTGCACAAAGGCGAGTTCATCTCGGTCATGGGAAGTTCAGGCTCCGGGAAATCCACCCTTCTGAACCTCATCGGCGGCATGGACCGTCCTGATGGAGGGAGAATTTTCGTGCATGACAGCGAGATATCGCGTTTCGGGGACGATGCACTGACCCTCTACCGGAGGCAAAGGGTAGGGTTCATTTTCCAGTTTTTCAACCTGCTGCCGAATATTACCGTATTCGAGAATATTGCGATGCCCCTGCTTTTGAACGGGAATGAGGACAGAGAGAGGGTATCCGACTATATCGTGCGCACAGGACTTGCCGGAAAAGAGGACAAATATCCCTTTCAGCTCTCGGGAGGAGAGCAGCAGCGTGTGGCGATTGCGAGGGCTCTCGTGCACGACCCGGCGGTCATTCTTGCAGACGAGCCTACCGGGAGCCTGGACAGCGATACCGGCAGAATGGTGATGGGCCTCATCATGCAATGCATTAAGAGCTCGGACAAGACCGTCATTCTTGTCACGCATGAATCGTATATTGCGGAATATGCCGGGAGAATTGTGAAGATCAGGGATGGAGCATTGATGGAATGA
- a CDS encoding lipocalin-like domain-containing protein produces MKKLLPVFLVFFLCLPVSAQEFLDITEEHTFAFPGAFFYQKDYRVQWWYVTGHLYDDSGREFGYELTFFIVGVQKKDYSSRFGVNTLYISHFAVSDIAKNTFYFSEKTDTGAFGFAGASDTQLKVWVDSTVLEGSPAKMHLRAEDREKRIDLHLVPLKPVVLHGEHGYSRKSDASPLLASFYFSFSSLRTEGTLRIGGDVFTVKGNSWFDREISSRGLDEKLAGWDWFSVQLDDNRELMLYLMRNKDGTLDRSSSGTFIDRNGKYRYLSRDRFSVRVQDHYTSSKTGARYPSRWEITVPSEHISITVIPLLADQEVLAYNSTGNYYWEGACRVEGSAKGRAYVEMTGY; encoded by the coding sequence ATGAAGAAACTGCTGCCGGTATTCCTTGTTTTCTTTCTCTGCTTGCCTGTCTCTGCGCAGGAATTCCTCGACATTACTGAAGAGCATACCTTTGCCTTTCCGGGTGCATTCTTCTATCAGAAGGATTACCGGGTCCAGTGGTGGTACGTGACCGGGCATCTGTATGATGACAGCGGCAGGGAATTCGGATACGAGCTTACGTTTTTTATTGTCGGGGTACAAAAAAAGGATTACTCCTCACGGTTCGGTGTCAATACTCTCTACATCTCGCATTTTGCGGTCTCGGATATTGCAAAAAACACCTTCTATTTCTCTGAGAAGACAGACACGGGTGCATTCGGGTTTGCAGGCGCCAGCGATACACAACTGAAGGTATGGGTTGATTCTACTGTGCTCGAAGGCAGTCCCGCAAAGATGCATTTGAGGGCTGAAGACCGGGAGAAACGCATAGACCTGCACCTGGTACCCCTGAAACCTGTGGTGCTGCACGGCGAACACGGATATTCGCGGAAATCGGATGCATCGCCCCTCCTGGCATCCTTCTATTTCTCCTTTTCCAGCCTGCGCACAGAGGGGACACTGCGGATAGGGGGCGACGTATTCACGGTGAAGGGCAACAGCTGGTTTGACCGCGAGATCTCTTCAAGGGGTTTGGATGAAAAGCTCGCGGGCTGGGACTGGTTCAGCGTACAGCTTGATGATAACAGGGAGCTTATGCTTTATCTGATGAGAAACAAAGACGGTACTCTCGACCGGTCTTCGTCGGGAACATTCATAGACCGCAACGGAAAATACCGGTATCTCTCACGTGACCGGTTTTCTGTCAGGGTGCAAGACCATTACACGTCCAGCAAGACAGGGGCGCGATATCCATCCCGGTGGGAGATCACCGTTCCCTCCGAGCATATCTCGATAACGGTCATCCCGCTTCTTGCGGATCAGGAGGTCCTTGCGTACAATTCAACCGGAAACTATTACTGGGAAGGAGCCTGCAGGGTCGAAGGTTCGGCAAAGGGCAGGGCGTATGTCGAGATGACCGGGTACTGA
- the xseA gene encoding exodeoxyribonuclease VII large subunit, with amino-acid sequence MVTFTVNLYYSNTVHYLSLQELGALIKTTIHSTLSDEYWVTAEIAQLNCHYHSGHCYIELVEKTDASVTAQMRATIWARDYKRITAAFLNMTGQELQPGMKVLVLARVNFHELYGLSLNIKDVDPRYTLGEMALRRKQILEQLTREGIIDMNRKVHLPPVLQRIAVVSSVTAAGYRDFLSRLENNPYGYQFSHRLFQAYVQGEKAEESILHAVRECLRFRDRFDAIVLIRGGGSIIDLHCFDSYPVAKEIALSPLPVLTGIGHEKDETVADRVANMRLITPTAVAEFLISRAKLFEDNIDALKHALITRTHELVHRERLILKSLAENLSQCSRHFLLSISGILGNNMHALQARALSAIRNPSLRLAAFEGRLKNASDSLFKTMSRTLVEHARALKVHPKHMLTMHTQMLEKHATTIRLLNPLNILKRGYSLTLLNGRVLKDISHVSKADIIDTRLYNGSIVSIVEDIREEKQSEQAEKNHLFTGDRGA; translated from the coding sequence GTGGTGACTTTCACGGTCAATCTTTACTATAGTAATACTGTGCATTATCTCAGCTTACAGGAACTCGGCGCCCTCATCAAAACGACGATTCATTCCACCCTTTCTGATGAGTACTGGGTAACTGCGGAAATCGCACAACTGAACTGCCATTACCACTCCGGGCACTGCTATATCGAGCTGGTCGAAAAAACGGATGCATCCGTCACCGCCCAAATGAGGGCAACCATTTGGGCAAGGGACTACAAAAGAATTACCGCTGCCTTCCTTAATATGACCGGTCAGGAACTTCAGCCCGGCATGAAAGTGCTGGTGCTTGCCCGGGTAAATTTCCACGAGCTCTACGGATTATCCCTCAATATTAAAGATGTCGATCCACGCTACACACTGGGGGAAATGGCATTGAGGAGGAAACAGATACTGGAACAGCTCACCAGGGAGGGTATCATAGACATGAACCGAAAGGTGCATCTGCCCCCTGTGCTCCAGCGCATTGCGGTCGTCTCCTCGGTAACCGCTGCAGGGTACAGGGACTTCCTGAGCAGGCTCGAAAACAACCCTTACGGATACCAGTTCTCTCACAGGCTCTTCCAGGCATATGTCCAGGGCGAAAAGGCCGAGGAATCGATACTGCATGCCGTGAGGGAATGCCTGAGATTCAGGGACCGTTTTGATGCGATTGTGCTCATACGTGGAGGAGGGTCAATCATCGACCTTCACTGCTTTGACAGTTATCCTGTTGCAAAAGAAATCGCACTGTCTCCCCTTCCTGTCCTGACCGGCATAGGCCACGAAAAAGACGAGACGGTTGCCGACAGGGTTGCCAATATGAGGCTGATAACCCCCACCGCAGTGGCAGAGTTTCTCATATCGAGGGCAAAGCTCTTTGAGGACAATATCGATGCGCTGAAACATGCGCTGATAACCAGAACCCATGAACTTGTGCACAGGGAAAGACTCATTCTGAAAAGCCTCGCAGAAAATCTCTCGCAATGCTCCCGGCACTTTCTCCTGTCCATATCCGGCATACTGGGCAACAACATGCACGCGCTTCAGGCGCGCGCACTGTCAGCAATCAGGAATCCTTCGCTCAGACTCGCGGCGTTTGAAGGGAGACTGAAAAATGCGTCCGACAGCCTCTTCAAGACTATGTCCCGCACCTTAGTGGAACACGCCAGGGCGCTCAAGGTGCATCCGAAACACATGCTGACGATGCACACGCAGATGCTCGAAAAGCATGCGACAACAATACGGTTGCTGAACCCCCTGAATATCCTGAAGCGGGGGTACAGCCTGACCCTTCTGAACGGCAGGGTTTTGAAGGATATCAGTCATGTCAGCAAGGCTGATATAATAGACACAAGGTTATACAATGGAAGCATTGTCAGCATTGTAGAGGATATCAGGGAGGAGAAACAGAGTGAACAGGCAGAAAAAAATCACCTATTCACAGGCGATAGAGGAGCTTGA
- a CDS encoding YkvA family protein yields MRRPKGFQRFLTLARGYLQDPHSRSRFLAAVKEYATRKEGLIRGFRGDLQILAGLVRDWSSGEYAGVSKKTLLFAIAALLYFLSPLDTVPDFLGAVGFADDAAIVLFVLNSLKKEIDHYREWRAKR; encoded by the coding sequence ATGCGAAGACCAAAAGGATTTCAAAGATTTCTGACCCTTGCGAGGGGCTATCTGCAGGACCCTCACAGCCGCTCGCGGTTCCTTGCTGCGGTGAAAGAGTATGCAACGCGCAAAGAAGGATTGATCAGGGGTTTCAGGGGGGACCTTCAGATACTGGCAGGACTTGTCAGAGACTGGAGTTCTGGTGAATATGCAGGGGTTTCGAAAAAAACCCTTCTGTTTGCGATTGCCGCACTCCTCTACTTTCTCTCTCCGCTTGATACTGTCCCGGACTTTCTGGGTGCGGTAGGGTTTGCCGATGATGCAGCCATTGTGCTGTTCGTGCTCAATTCACTCAAAAAGGAAATTGACCACTATCGGGAATGGCGTGCGAAAAGATAG
- the xseB gene encoding exodeoxyribonuclease VII small subunit → MNRQKKITYSQAIEELEGIIQDIETENIDVDALTEKVRRATTLIKFCKRNLRTTEEEVKKVLSEIEETPESEEAENEPF, encoded by the coding sequence GTGAACAGGCAGAAAAAAATCACCTATTCACAGGCGATAGAGGAGCTTGAGGGAATAATTCAGGATATCGAGACGGAAAATATTGATGTGGATGCCCTCACCGAAAAGGTCCGGAGGGCTACCACTCTGATAAAGTTCTGTAAAAGGAACCTGAGAACAACCGAGGAAGAAGTGAAAAAGGTTCTTTCCGAAATCGAAGAAACGCCTGAATCTGAAGAGGCAGAAAACGAGCCCTTCTGA
- a CDS encoding tetratricopeptide repeat protein — protein MMDKQDKIQITSSLHKEISTQALIDGKKFLILTEEIDPRKHHLTTKVYLGGKILMTRDVECAHILNAPDAEKRLAELIHRQHKILLGMLKADHEQKVKKPSDYLDEIKILLQKKNLKKALDLLLAALEQYPDEPFLLSYYGCLEAIINKNHAYGIEVCLSAIRICDEKMPFGHEIFYPTFYLNLGRAYLAARKKKEAVAAFQKGLTYDRENKDILWEMRKLGVRKRPLVPHLKRANLINKYIGLILHRLGKSGP, from the coding sequence ATGATGGACAAACAGGATAAAATACAGATCACTTCAAGCCTCCACAAGGAAATATCTACGCAGGCGCTCATTGACGGCAAGAAGTTTCTTATCCTGACCGAGGAAATTGATCCCCGCAAGCACCATCTCACGACAAAAGTCTATCTTGGCGGAAAGATCCTGATGACAAGAGACGTGGAGTGCGCACATATCCTAAATGCGCCGGATGCGGAAAAAAGACTTGCGGAACTGATTCACCGGCAGCACAAAATACTCCTGGGAATGCTCAAGGCAGACCATGAACAGAAAGTGAAGAAACCTTCAGATTATCTTGATGAGATAAAAATCCTTCTCCAGAAAAAAAACCTCAAGAAAGCCCTTGATCTGCTTCTTGCCGCACTTGAGCAGTATCCTGATGAGCCTTTCCTCCTCTCCTACTATGGGTGCCTTGAAGCCATCATCAACAAAAATCATGCATATGGCATAGAAGTGTGCCTCAGTGCGATACGGATATGCGATGAGAAGATGCCCTTCGGTCACGAGATTTTCTATCCCACGTTTTACCTCAATCTTGGAAGGGCTTATCTTGCTGCCAGAAAGAAAAAGGAAGCGGTCGCCGCATTTCAGAAAGGCCTTACGTACGACAGGGAAAACAAGGATATTCTCTGGGAAATGAGAAAACTCGGCGTCCGGAAAAGACCACTTGTTCCGCATCTGAAAAGGGCAAACCTGATCAATAAATATATCGGTCTGATACTTCACAGGCTCGGGAAAAGCGGCCCCTGA
- a CDS encoding lipocalin family protein: MMKQMGAFLLAVLSCVCLLSCGTRTASTLKVVSHIDLQRYTGVWYEIARYPNSFQEGCVASTATYTLRKDGRIDVLNQCRKHTLDGPVVYAKGKATVVDQKTNAKLKVTFFWPFYGPYWIIDIGHDYEYAVVGHPERKYLWILSRTPRMDESLYRGILERLKLQEYDVGRLLKTIQATR; the protein is encoded by the coding sequence ATGATGAAACAGATGGGGGCTTTTCTGCTTGCAGTGCTTTCATGTGTGTGCCTTCTGTCCTGTGGTACCCGCACGGCATCCACTCTGAAGGTTGTGTCCCATATCGATTTGCAGAGATATACCGGAGTGTGGTACGAGATTGCGCGTTATCCGAACAGCTTTCAGGAGGGGTGCGTGGCAAGCACTGCTACCTACACTCTCCGGAAAGACGGCAGGATAGATGTGCTCAATCAGTGCCGGAAACACACCCTTGACGGTCCGGTGGTATATGCGAAGGGGAAGGCGACCGTTGTTGATCAGAAGACGAATGCGAAACTCAAGGTCACCTTTTTCTGGCCGTTCTATGGTCCATACTGGATTATCGACATCGGGCATGACTATGAGTATGCGGTCGTAGGCCATCCTGAAAGAAAATATCTCTGGATTCTGAGCCGGACTCCCCGCATGGATGAATCTCTGTACCGCGGAATACTTGAACGGCTAAAACTGCAGGAATACGATGTGGGACGGTTGCTGAAGACGATCCAGGCAACCCGGTAA